A window of the Theileria parva strain Muguga chromosome 2, complete sequence, whole genome shotgun sequence genome harbors these coding sequences:
- a CDS encoding uncharacterized protein (uncharacterized protein family (UPF0203) family protein): protein MILQDSGPNDSVSSEGNCKHLKDLYDKCFNNWFKNDFLKGNFNDKCKLKLRDYRSCLKEYFESKGNNKLVDLLKKFD, encoded by the exons ATGATTCTACAGGATTCTGGCCCCAACGATTCTGTGAGTAGT GAGGGGAATTGTAAGCATTTGAAGGATTTGTATGATAAATGCTTTAATAATTGGTTCAAAAACGACTTTCTCAAGGGcaattttaatgataaatgtaaattaaaactcAGAGATTATAGATCTTGTTTAAAA GAATATTTTGAGAGTAAGGGGAATAATAAGTTGGTAGATTTATTAAAGAAGTTTGATTGA
- the TATDN1 gene encoding putative deoxyribonuclease TATDN1 — protein MRISPILCWLIRTPIVFSYKPYPSSFKLRANIPMARGNEDFGSIKPKFIDIGANLTDSRYRGYYNGSLKHDPDLNSVLERSKSVGMEKIVITAGCLEEVHQALDLCNTYDKECKYLFTTVGVHPTRCNEFVKNKYNKTESEYLEALDNLITQNRDRVVAIGELGLDYDRLNFCNKQTQNKYFEYQLELSRRHKLPLFLHMREATADFMDILRRNRDKWELGVVHSFTSDLNSLETVLKEDLFIGINGCSLKTDSNLQTVKHIPLNKLLLETDSPWCGIKSTHSSSKYVKTKFNTVKRPEQMTPETVLTIRTEPCHILNVAEVVHQLIDPNMDFTQFTNQIYENTLRLFTKLK, from the exons ATGAGGATTAGTCCTATATTATGCTGGTTAATTAGGACTCCTATAGTTTTTTCTTATAAACCTTATCCTTCCAGTTTTAAATTGAGAGCTAATATTCCAATGGCGAGAGGAAATGAGGATTTTGGTTCAATTAAGCCAAAATTTATCGATATCGGTGCAAATTTAACTGATTCTCGATATCGAGGTTATTATAACGGTTCCCTTAAACACGATCCTGATCTCAATAG tgTATTGGAGAGATCTAAGAGCGTTGGAATGGAAAAGATAGTTATTACTGCCGGGTGTTTGGAGGAAGTTCATCAAGCTTTGGACTTGTGTAACACTTATG ATAAGGAGTGCAAATATTTGTTCACGACTGTTGGAGTACATCCGACTCGTTGTAATGAATTTGTGaagaataaatataataaaactgaATCTGAGTATTTGGAGGCCCTCGATAATCTAATTACTCAGAATAGAGATAGAGTTGTAGCCATTGGCGAATTAGGCCTTGATTATGACCGTTTAAACTTTTGCAATAAACAAACACAAAACAA GTATTTTGAGTATCAATTGGAATTATCAAGAAGGCACAAATtacctttatttttacacatgaGAGAAGCAACAGCTGATTTTATGG ATATATTGAGGAGAAATAGAGACAAATGGGAGTTAGGTGTGGTCCATAGTTTCACATCAGACTTAAACTCTCTGGAAACTGTATTAAAAGAGGACTTATTCATTGGTATTAATGGATGTTCACTTAAAACAGATTCTAATCTACAAACTGTTAAACACATTCCTCTCAACAAACTACTCTTAGAAACAG aTTCACCGTGGTGCGGTATTAAGAGTACACATTCCAGTAGTAAATATGTGAagactaaatttaatacaGTGAAGCGACCGGAACAAATGACACCAGAAACTGTTCTCACTATAAGAACTGAACCTTGCCACATACTAAATGTAGCAGAAGTTGTGCACCAGTTAATTGATCCAAACATGGACTTTACACAGTTTACCAACCA GATTTATGAGAATACACTAAGATTGTTTACCAAGCTGAAATAA
- the VAC14 gene encoding Vacuolar protein 14 C-terminal Fig4p binding family protein, which translates to MPDSHEFIPETVLSKIGEVSLEARKKGLVAIDSSVRKFIQSLNSNTISNEEKDSTLNNTVKSFLEFVKFKFLDQPDPNLRIGGLMAIACTALSLDKYLLDFSEKFIKLVILSFYDQDNKVRYYSCEALYNIVKKCKMESMPCIAEIFDGICKLTCDIDEDVKYASQILNRLLCDTILEFEEVPLDLITDILANRILVINPQIRQLIISWIVMLNSVPKIDMLEYLPKVFLGISNMLTDNNKDVRSSAEMCLNDFLIKFKKKYSKSNMITEDFFKILLLNCKRSEHVIKLLNIVWIRQICAIQPQIIHFKGFFLLLEFIISQLSDPSEELNKIATEANNLLYHIVSEVKSISYIEHILKVLVDKLVDSQNEHVILSILDWFSIILQICPEKMDPMSENLSKAVIQCFKHPHSQMIMESTLRTIFLLISLGDRHLQLLAGDLLNLFKTEKKLLEDSGRVIVLNLCKQLGFERFYTIITNSMKLSNDEGFLYDMVHSLNWTLLTSTEAQEFRTELLTVEKSNLSDQLLEIWSYNLSSALSFSLFIEKYDLAHDLLHKISGMNLNLDFLVKLDHMVQLMDTHIFLRLRLHLLKPDIYPSLLNTLLGISMILPQNDTNRKLMRRLKISQLTLLSKQLQTQNA; encoded by the exons ATGCCAGATTCACATGAATTTATACCAGAAACTGTCCTTAGTAAAATCGGCGAGGTCAGTTTAGAGGCCCGTAAAAAAGGCCTCGTGGCAATTGACTCCTCAGTAAGGAAGTTCATACAGTCCTTAAATAGTAACACAATCAGCAATGAAGAGAAGGATTCCACACTTAATAACACTGTAAAATCATTTCTTGAGTTTGTTAAATTCAAATTCCTGGATCAGCCGGATCCAAACCTACGTATTGGAGGCTTAATGGCCATAGCCTGTACAGCTCTCTCACTTGAC AAATATTTACTGGACTTTTCCGAGAAGTTCATCAAGCTGGTGATTCTATCCTTCTACGACCAGGATAATAAAGTGAGATATTATTCCTGCGAG GCCTTGTATAACATTGTGAAGAAGTGTAAAATGGAATCAATGCCGTGTATTGCTGAAATTTTTGACGGAATCTGCAAG ttGACATGTGATATTGATGAGGATGTGAAATATGCATCACAAATATTGAATAGACTCTTGTGTGACACAATCCTGGAGTTTGAAGAGGTTCCGCTGGACCTCATTACAGACATCTTGGCTAATCGAATACTTGTTATAAACCCACAAATCAGACAACTTATA ATTTCATGGATTGTAATGTTAAATTCTGTACCAA AAATTGATATGCTCGAGTATTTGCCGAAGGTTTTTCTAGGGATTTCAAACATGTTAACAGATAATAACAA agATGTGAGGAGCTCTGCGGAAATGTGTTTGAACGACTTCTTGATAAAGTTCAAGAAGAAGTATTCAAAGAGTAACATGATAACTGAGGATTTTTTCAAGATATTACTGTTAAATTGTAAGAGGAGTGAACATGTGATAAAGTTGTTGAACATAGTGTGGATTAGACAAATATGCGCAATTCAGCCTCAAATCATACATTTTAAAGGCTTCTTCCTACTCCTGGAATTCATTATCTCTCAACTCTCAGACCCCAGCGAAGAACTTAACAAAATCGCAACGGAGGCCAACAATTTACTGTATCATATTGTCAGTGAGGTTAAATCAATCTCATACATCGAACACATCCTTAAAGTGCTagttgataaattagtCGACTCACAAAATGAACATGTTATACTGTCAATTCTGGATTGGTtcagtattattttacagatttg TCCTGAGAAGATGGATCCGATGTCTGAAAACCTATCAAAAGCAGTGATTCAGTGTTTTAAACACCCTCACTCACAG ATGATTATGGAGTCGACGTTGAGGACAATCTTCCTGCTAATCTCACTAGGTGACCGTCACTTACAACTGTTAGCTGGTGATTTGTTGAACCTGTTTAAGACTGAAAAGAAACTTCtg GAGGATAGCGGAAGagtaatagtgttaaacTTATGTAAACAGTTGGGATTTGAACGCTTTTACACCATTATTACCAATTCAATGAAACTATCAAAT GATGAGGGGTTTTTGTATGATATGGTACACTCATTGAATTGGACACTATTAACCTCAACA GAAGCACAGGAGTTCAGAACTGAATTGTTGACAGTAGAAAAAAGTAATCTTTCAGACCAACTTTTGGAAATttg GagttataatttatcatcGGCGTTGTcattttctttatttataGAAAAATATGATCTGGCACACGATTTATTacataaaat AAGTGGAATGAACTTGAATTTGGACTTTTTGGTAAAGCTGGACCATATGGTCCAGTTGATGGATACTCACATATTTTTAAGGCTAAGACTACATTTGTTAAAGCCAGACATATATCCAAGCCTGTTAAACACACTCCTAG GGATTTCGATGATCTTACCGCAAAATGACACTAATCGTAAATTAATGAGAAGACTCAAAATATCGCAACTAACTCTACTTTCCAAACAATTACAAACCCAGAATGCTTGA
- the Cdc6 gene encoding Archaeal ATPase family protein — translation MCDSSLDSSCLSPLEKHINDKKLTIDLLKISDNSYVGFREDELNQLTSFLSKCIEDKKGGGMFIFGLCGTGKTTTVEYALKNLTSGKKGVKSAFLKGSNYTSMKSFKNDFYQKVLGFSAEKAHKTLNLASQGRVQDYSKFCDHLIQHFQSQRSLKICLIDEVDYLSSFTSNFKSYDKSNWLVQALFKASCSPKSKVVVLAISNNLEFASKIKTENCERMLFKPYNEDQMVNIVMEKLKSLNENSQVLNKTSLLLIARRVANTSGDCRTYLDSFIRALSSSLSDIEKDYVSVESFGSADTTVGPDSFSSSELIDQVDTNEEFKTPTRNYDTLDMSKYNVGSKEIGVVTPTLSLNKIQQLKNQLSDLPIFQLLLLLAICKSSIILKQTISKTDSKKYFLELAEKLKLDAVDAENFCNSEFENSLENFKQMNFISKKEMVFKTDVKNLARLVLDSSPAFMDLDFDLDICDPNLMLTKRYSNLTKSFKLQFKNKRSRKNLWWCH, via the exons ATGTGTGACTCGTCTTTAGATTCCTCTTGTTTATCTCCTTTAGAGAAACATATAAACGACAAGAAGCTTACTATTGACCTTCTCAAGATCTCTGATAACTCTTACGTCGGATTCAGAGAAGATGAATTAAACCAATTGACGTCCTTTTTGtcaaa ATGTATTGAGGATAAAAAGGGAGGCGGAATGTTTATATTTGGGCTCTGTGGAACCGGAAAAACGACAACAGTTGAGTATGCTCTAAAAAATCTGACTTCCGGTAAGAAAGGAGTTAAAAGTGCTTTTTTAAAGGGCAGTAACTACACTTCAATGAAGTCTTTTAAGAATGATTTTTACCAGAAAGTGCTTGGTTTCTCAGCCGAAAAAGCTCATAAAACTCTAAATCTAGCCTCTCAAGGCAGAGTTCAAGATTATTCCAAATTCTGTGATCATCTCATCCAGCACTTTCAGTCACAAAGATCTCTCAA AATATGTTTGATTGATGAAGTGGACTATTTGAGCAGTTTCACTTCAAACTTTAAGAGTTACGACAAGTCAAATTGGCTGGTTCAGGCTCTTTTCAAGGCTTCTTGTTCCCCCAAGAGCAAGGTTGTGGTGCTGGCCATCTCAAATAACTTGGAGTTTGCCAGCAAGATCAAGACTGAGAACTGTGAACGCATGCTATTTAAGCCCTATAACGAGGACCAAATGGTCAATATTGTTATGGAAAAACTGAAGTCACTCAATGAAAACTCACAAGTTCTGAATAAAACTTCCTTGTTACTAATAGCAAGACGTGTTGCAAACACTTCTGGTGACTGTAGAACTTATCTGGACTCGTTCAT AAGGGCACTTTCTAGTAGTTTGAGTGATATTGAGAAAGACTACGTGTCAGTAGAATCATTCGGATCAGCTGATACGACTGTGGGACCAGACTCTTTTTCAAGTTCAGAACTAATAGATCAAGTTGACACTAACGAAGAATTCAAGACTCCAACTAGAAATTATGATACTTTAG ATATGTCAAAGTATAATGTTGGAAGTAAAGAAATTGGTGTAGTGACACCAACGCTATCACTAAATAAGATTCAACAATTGAAGAATCAACTGTCGGATTTACCCATTTTCCAACTCCTGCTCCTACTTGCAATTTGCAAATCCTCTATTATTCTTAAACAAACCATTTCTAAAACTGATTCCAAG AAATACTTTCTTGAATTGgctgaaaaattaaaacttgACGCTGTGGATGCTGAGAACTTTTGTAACTCAGAGTTTGAAAACAGCCTAGAAAACTTTAAACAAATGAATTTTATCTCCAAAAAAG AAATGGTGTTTAAAACCGACGTGAAGAACTTGGCACGGCTGGTACTGGACTCCTCACCAGCTTTTATGGATTTGGACTTTGATTTGGATATCTGTGACCCAAACCTAATGCTAACTAAGAGGTATAGTAATTTAACCAAATCATTCAAGTtacaatttaaaaataaaagatCGAGGAAGAATTTATGGTGGTGTCATTAA
- the kif6 gene encoding Kinesin motor domain protein: MARKSSEKGRIDVIVRKRPLSEQEISRGDRDIVVCNYDSAIIREFKYKIDGTSFIEEHEFKVDRFYDEKADNELIYNEYVKPLVESAFREGKTCSCFTYGQTGSGKTYTMIGSKIDSGNQSDSSNVGAIGIYEYAANDIYEISKEPQFNGKVDVVVSFYEIYCGKLYDLLQNRKLLESLDNGKNEVVIKDLCERVVSSKEELVDSMLEALNLRKIGQNSQNDRSSRSHALLRIELRHTNNSIGSMLFVDLAGSERAADSVSMCRQVQIDGAGINRSLLALKECIRAMDLDRIHIPFRNSELTKVLRDVFMGDSRNVMIANICPSFQSCEQTLNTLRYATKVKAFKSNSLNSTMSLNSLNTINTNNYSSKDTITKENSISKGNSINSRNSKRSSPMSYEPRLSNDKMDLDPLNSVNTAHTTLNTPNNSDTNYSIKDTNHFNSKHSNNFNTKDTNNFNSKDTIVKDSPITTNVNNEIVERVEGMLKSQNDETMRELQMILNSIQLNNTNTHIFKFLTGSNSPNANNPNSNVIKLYKVYNSLMLMLNNNVNSVEDVKNRLKINFKFLLYLKQLLDRPT, from the exons ATGGCTAGAAAATCTTCAGAGAAGGGAAGAATTGACGTTATTGTAAGGAAACGCCCCCTGAGTGAGCAGGAAATTTCAAGAGGCGACAGGGATATTGTTGTATGCAACTACGATTCAGCAATTATCCGGGAATTTAA ATATAAAATTGACGGTACAAGTTTTATAGAAGAGCACGAATTTAAGGTTGATAGGTTCTATGATGAAAAGGCCGACAATGAGCTGATTTACAACGAGTATGTGAAGCCTTTGGTTGAATCGGCCTTCAGGGAAGGCAAAACCTGCTCCTGCTTCACTTATGGTCAAACAGGAAGTGGTAAAACATACACAATGATAGGTTCCAAGATTGACAGCGGTAACCAATCAGACAGTAGCAACGTTGGTGCTATTGGTATTTATGAATATGCCGCTAATGATATTTATGAAATATCAAAGGAGCCTCAGTTCAACGGTAAAGTTGACGTTGTCGTCAGCTTCTATGAGATTTACTGTGGTAAATTGTATGATTTATTGCAGAACAG GAAGTTATTGGAATCGTTGGATAACGGGAAGAATGAAGTTGTAATAAAGGACTTGTGTGAAAGAGTTGTTAGTTCAAAGGAGGAGCTTGTAGACTCAATGTTGGAGGCCTTAAATTTGAGGAAAATCGGCCAGAACTCACAAAATGACCGTTCTTCAAGATCTCATGCACTTTTAAGAATTGAACTAAGACATACAAATAACTCAATAG GTAGCATGTTATTTGTTGATTTGGCTGGAAGTGAGAGAGCTGCTGACTCCGTGTCGATGTGCAGACAAGTTCAAATTGACGGAGCAGGGATTAACCGGTCTCTTCTTGCTCTCAAGGAGTGCATCAGGGCTATGGACCTCGATAGGATCCATATTCCGTTCAGGAACAGTGAGCTCACTAAGGTGCTCAGAGACGTGTTCATGGGCGACAGTAGAAATGTCATGATTGCCAACATTTGTCCTTCATTTCAGTCTTGTGAGCAGACTCTCAACACTCTCAGATACGCCACTAAAGTTAAGGCTTTCAAGTCCAATTCCCTCAATAGTACTATGAGCTTAAATTCccttaatactattaacaccAACAATTACAGCTCTAAGGACACCATTACTAAAGAGAATAGTATCAGTAAGGGGAACAGTATAAACAGTAGAAATTCAAAACGGAGTTCACCAATGAGCTATGAACCTAGACTTTCTAATGATAAAATGGATCTGGACCCTTTAAACTCTGTCAATACTGCACACACTACTCTTAACACACCCAATAACTCTGACACAAATTACAGTATTAAGGATACCAATCATTTCAATAGTAAACATAGCAATAATTTCAACACTAAGGATACCAATAATTTCAATAGTAAGGATACCATTGTCAAAGATAGTCCTATTACCACCaatgttaataatgaaatagTTGAAAGGGTTGAAGGAATGTTGAAATCGCAGAATGATGAAACGATGAGGGAGTTACAGATGATATTAAATTCTATACAGTTGAATAACACCAATACTCACATTTTTAAGTTTCTTACTGGTTCTAACAGCCCCAACGCCAACAATCCCAACAGCAATGTAATAAAACTTTATAAAGTGTACAATAGTTTAATGTTGATGCTGAATAATAACGTAAACAGTGTCGAGGATGTGAAGAATagacttaaaattaactttaaatttttactataccTCAAACAACTCCTGGATCGTCCCACCTGA
- the UBA1 gene encoding ubiquitin-activating enzyme E1 family protein, producing the protein MSFEEKIDTNLYSRQIGTFGFDMMGKLQKLNVLIIGMKSTGIEIAKNLALMGVESIKIFDNDIVQKRDLGVNYFVRAGSVGKETIASACLNNLKDLNRNVDIKVINTVNEDLVLENDVVVCCDQKIEVLKSLNRICRANSAGKRVGFIACDTFGMIGSVFVDFGDNFISFDPTGTELKTGIIESITNDKEGLVTLITDGVIDFQTGDYVRFSEIEGMTELNNKEPVQIKVNSKNSFLIGDLSHYSPHTSGGLVTEVRYPKRIEFRSFEDCVLNPSSTGCLYTIDYSLANRAEQLHWIVMGYKHGNGDPKSTLTNAQLMNSNAKSCAVESVEEELFKSFMSQVNFKVPPLASFIGGIVAHEVIKFTGKYHPINQWLYVDFSLPREMLSGDFSGRGFDERYFDQVSLWGSDLQNKLQNSKIFIVGAGALGCEFLKNFALLGCGSQPDGLLTITDNDRIEVSNISRQFLFRTRHVGLAKSSVACESALEINPSIKVKPLEIRVGEDTEDIFDEHFWSSLNIVVNALDNVQARQYVDGRCVWYEKPLVESGTLGTLGNVQVVIPHVTQSYSESQDPPETSIPLCTLKHFPYQVEHTIEWARDVFEGLFTQIPLDIKKIRQNDEGVAEIPYERLELISKLLKCTPKDVKENLLRISSELFNLHFVNNIQQLLNSFPKDHVLSDGQRFWSPPKRPPTPLTFDLNDKIVQLFILSTTKIFASMMNMDVDVVESDVLSLRGLRLPEFQPRVLKLSQDKLNVEVQSDTTTDNDPLLHEIAHSNRTLDAVEFEKDDETNYHIEFIWSASVLRCRNYAIKECDKMKAKLISGKIIPAIATTTAMIGGLVTIEFLKALCYRNLKITHFRNAFACLATPIWLQSEPLPPIPTKDKDYDPVTCGPVRALPPNFTVWNKLIVLIPNGTVKQLIDWIRSKFNIEVIILSAGNLCIYNSFLPQHRNERLNAVITELVEKLGKKKIGVGCSHLVIDASCTDSDDVDVVIPTIKFQFK; encoded by the exons ATGTCGTTCGAGGAGAAGATTGATACAAATCTGTATTCCAGACAAATTGGAACTTTCGGATTTGATATGATGGGTAAATTGCAAAAACTTAATGTACTCATTATTGGTATGAAGTCTACAGGAATCGAAATAG CTAAGAATTTGGCATTGATGGGTGTAGAATCAATAAAGATATTCGATAATGATATAGTACAGAAGAGAGATTTGGGCGTAAATTACTTTGTAAGGGCTGGCAGTGTAGGGAAAGAGACTATTGCTTCAGCCTGTCTAAATAATCTCAAGGATTTAAATAGAAATGTTGatattaaagttattaacactgttaatgAG GATTTGGTGCTGGAAAATGATGTAGTAGTATGTTGTGATCAGAAGATTGAAGTCTTGAAGAGTTTGAACAGAATTTGCAGAGCCAACTCGGCTGGAAAAAGAGTTGGCTTCATAGCCTGTGATACTTTCGGTATGATCGGCTCAGTATTCGTTGATTTCGGCGATAATTTCATTTCTTTTGATCCCACTGGAACTGAACTCAAAACTGGAATCATCGAATCAATAACTAAC GATAAGGAAGGATTAGTAACCTTAATAACTGACGGAGTGATAGATTTTCAAACTGGAGATTATGTTAGATTTTCAGAAATTGAAGGCATGACTGAACTGAATAATAAAGAACCAGTCCAGATTAAAGTcaattctaaaaattctTTCCTCATAGGAGATTTATCCCACTACTCGCCTCATACCAG CGGTGGCTTGGTTACTGAAGTTAGATACCCGAAGAGAATTGAGTTCCGCAGTTTTGAAGATTGTGTCCTTAACCCCTCTAGTACTGGCTGTCTCTACACGATCGATTATAGCCTTGCGAATAGAGCAGAACAGCTCCATTGGATTGTAATGGGCTATAAACATGGCAATGGTGACCCCAAATCGACACTAACTAATGCCCAGCTGATGAACTCTAACGCCAAATCGTGTGCAGTGGAGTCGGTTGAAGAGGAACTTTTCAAGAGTTTTATGTCGcaagttaattttaaagtccCACCACTGGCTTCGTTTATAGGTGGTATAGTAGCCCATGAG GTGATAAAATTCACTGGTAAATATCATCCAATTAATCAATGGCTTTATGTGGATTTCTCACTACCAAGGGAGATGTTGTCAGGTGACTTTTCAGGGAGAGGATTTGACGAACGATACTTTGACCAAGTTTCACTTTGGGGGTCAGATTTACAGAATAAACTACAAAACTCTAAGATATTCATT GTGGGAGCTGGAGCTTTGGGTTGtgaatttttgaaaaactTTGCACTTTTGGGATGTGGATCACAGCCAGACGGGCTACTGACAATCACTGATAATGATAGGATTGAAGTTTCAAATATTTCACGTCAATTCCTTTTCCGCACA AGACATGTTGGACTGGCTAAATCATCAGTGGCATGTGAGTCGGCACTGGAAATCAACCCATCGATCAAAGTGAAACCACTTGAGATTAGAGTTGGTGAAGACACTGAGGATATCTTTGATGAGCATTTCTGGTCATCCCTAAATATTGTAGTTAATGCTCTGGATAATGTGCAG GCAAGACAGTATGTTGATGGTAGATGTGTCTGGTATGAAAAGCCTCTGGTGGAGTCTGGAACACTAGGAACACTTGGGAATGTACAAGTGGTAATTCCACATGTGACTCAGAGCTACAGTGAGAGTCAAGACCCACCAGAAACATCAATACCACTCTGTACCCTTAAACACTTTCCATACCAAGTTGAGCACACGATTGAGTGGGCTAGAGATGTGTTTGAAGGACTTTTCACACAAATTCCACTAGATATCAAGAAGATTAGACAAAATGATGAAG GAGTTGCTGAAATTCCGTATGAAAGATTAGAATTGATATCTAAACTGCTTAAGTGCACACCGAAGGATGTAAAGGAGAACCTGTTGAGGATCTCCTCAGAGCTTTTCAACCTCCACTTTGTAAACAACATCCAGCAGCTTTTGAACTCTTTCCCGAAGGACCACGTACTCTCAGACGGTCAAAGGTTTTGGAGTCCTCCGAAAAGACCGCCAACACCACTCACGTTTGATCTCAACGATAAGATTGTCCAGTTGTTCATACTCTCAACGACCAAGATTTTTGCATCAATGATG AACATGGATGTTGATGTGGTGGAATCAGATGTACTTTCACTAAGAGGGCTCAGGTTACCAGAATTCCAGCCTAGAGTACTCAAACTATCGCAAGACAAACTTAACGTGGAGGTACAATCTGATACAACCACAGACAATGACCCGTTATTACATGAGATTGCACACTCGAACAGGACACTTGATGCAGTGGAATTTGAAAAGGATGACGAGACTAATTACCACATAGAGTTCATCTGGTCAGCATCGGTACTCAGATGCCGTAACTACGCAATAAAGGAATGTGACAAAATGAAGGCCAAATTAATAAGTGGAAAGATCATACCGGCGATAGCAACTACAACTGCAATGATTGGAGGCTTAGTGACAATAGAGTTCCTTAAGGCGCTCTGTTATAGGAATCTTAAGATTACCCACTTTAGGAACGCATTTGCGTGCTTGGCTACACCAATTTGGCTTCAATCTGAACCCCTACCGCCCATACCGACCAAGGATAAAGATTATGATCCTGTCACTTGTGGACCAGTGCGAGCACTCCCGCCCAATTTCACAGTGTGGAATAAGTTAATAGTGCTGATTCCCAACGGGACTGTGAAACAGTTGATTGATTGGATAAGGAGCAAATTCAATATTGAGGTCATCATACTATCTGCAGGAAATTtgtgtatatataattcaTTTCTACCGCAACACCGAAACGAAAGGTTGAATGCAGTTATTACTGAG TTAGTGGAAAAGCTCGGAAAGAAGAAGATTGGAGTCGGATGTTCACACCTTGTAATTGACGCGAGCTGCACTGACTCAGACGACGTCGACGTCGTTATCCCAACCATTAAATTCCAgttcaaataa
- the CMPK1 gene encoding Adenylate kinase family protein: MNNFTGGVKQKILFLAGMPASGKTTISYKLEEMFGFKHISAGECLREEMEDSNSQYSSLIRSYIDRGDIVPGHITLSLMKKKINSFGWGKTVVTIDGFPRNLDNVQCWVKEMSDIVEVINLICLVCSEDTIKDRLKLRTTEMGTLHYPKRSDDNLSVLANRLKVFHDQTEPVVLCFTAASKCLTINADVSREELWDKVDQYVQSLGYKHVK, translated from the exons atgaataattttacgGGAGGTGTAAAACAAAAAATC ttgTTTTTGGCGGGAATGCCTGCCTCGGGGAAGACAACCATTTCATACAAACTTGAAGAGATGTTCGGATTCAAGCACATCTCTGCAGGCGAATGCCTGAGGGAGGAAATGGAAGATTCCAACTCACAATACTCATCCCTCATCAGATCTTACATTGatagag GTGATATTGTTCCTGGCCATATAACCCTTTCTTTAATGAAAAAGAAGATAAACTCATTTGGTTGGGGGAAAACAGTCGTTACAATTGATGGGTTTCCCCGTAATCTTGACAATGTTCAGTGCTGGGTTAAGGAGATGTCTGATATCGTAGAGGTTATTAACCTCATTTGTCTCGTTTGTTCCGAGGATACCATAAAGGATCGGCTCAAACTTAGGACTACTGAGATGGGTACTCTACATTATCCCA AGAGATCAGATGACAATTTAAGTGTGTTGGCTAACAGGTTGAAAGTGTTTCATGATCAGACTGAGCCTGTCGTTTTATGTTTCACTGCAGCTTCAAAGTGTTTAACGATAAATGCAGATGTGTCAAGGGAGGAGCTCTGGGACAAAGTTGACCAGTATGTACAATCTCTAGGCTATAAACATGTAAAATAG